ATTAAATTCAGAAACAGGCAGAAAGTAAATGAAAATACTTCCTCAAACCCAAGATCCATCATTGGAAAACCCAGTCAATCATCCTTCTACTCCTAAATATCTGATATGCCAGAACACAGACCACAACTATCACCAAACACAAGCAACTAACTAAACCTCTAGCAAGCTATGGGGAAGTAGGAAACAGGAACAAGAAATAAGCTTAATGGGATCTCGAATTGCCTCAAACTCAAACCCCACAACATATATAGGTTTTGCCCCATACCACCAGCAGTGGCTGAGCTGATGACTAAAATATTAGCAGCCATTTGCACTTGCCAACTTCTCAGTTGGAGATTTCAGATCTTCTGGGGCAACACCATTTCCTTTTGCATCATTTCTCTCCTTTGTCAAGTGAAGGCTCTTTGTTCAAAACTTCAACCTCAACCTTTGTGAGTTCAGTTGATACAGTCTCCCCTTCGAGACTTTTCTTCTCTGCATCGGCCGAATTAGGCAGCTTCACATCGATGACCTAGAACCACACTGTAGTGTCAGCAACATAAATAATAATGGTGGGGTTATAAATGATCAAGACTTGTATTTTTAACCAGGAAACATGATATACATTGAATATCTTTCATATTTAAGGcaagaaagaaaaatagtaTTTTGATTATATGCTCATCAATAACAGCATTCAAATAGTTTGTCGAAAGCACATCTGAGCATCTTGTATAAGAATCTACAGAGTTTAGTATAAAGCAGTCAGTTAAAGCAAGCTAAGTTACTCCATACCTTCTTCAGTGACTGCTGCTGCTTTGCTTTCCTCTCTTGCATCATCTTCTCACGGTTATCATAAAAGCCAAAGTCATCCAGTATGGATGTCTTGCAGACATGATCCTTGAAAATCTTAAGCACTTGAAGGCCTTGCTCAAGCTTCACCTGTGATCACCACAAAACCCAATGAGGCAAGATACTAGTAGTCAATTTAAAAGTATCAAGCATTTGATTCTAGGGTTGTGCTAGTGATTGAGTGGTGCAAATAGTTCAACACGCAAATAAACAAGCATTAGAATGAAAAATATAGATTGGCCTACACCATTTCTATGATGAAGTTCTAATGGCAATGTCCACTACTGCAGCAGCCCCCAGATTGGGGTAAATAAAATCAAACAAAAATTAGCCAGCGATTCTTCTAACCTCATGTGTATCTCTGCTGTTTGTCACCGGCTTGTTCTCATTGTTCTCGAGAATGATGTGCTTTAGCAAGCTGTTTGGAACATCCTTCACAATGTGCCACTTGACAGGGAAACAACCAGTCCACTTGTCCTGTTGCCAATGCTCCACTGTCTTGTTAAAATCAACACGACCCACCATCTCAGCGAGGCCAACAAACTGACCACTGGCATTCACCTGGAAAATGATAACATGTTGCAAGCATTAGCAAAGTGAATAATTTCGAATTTAAGAGCATAGTTATGAGTtacttaaaaaagaaaaatattactTACGGAGAAAAGAAGGAAGACAGGAGTTTCACTTGATTTTTCTTTAGCCTCTTGATAGGCGGCATCAAGCTTCTTATTACCATTGGGAGTGCTAGCCCACACATTGTACTTAATGCTTTTGTGAACGTCATCCTCACTGTATGATTTAATAATAAAGAATTTGGCCTCTGAGTATGTTTCCGCAAAGTCAGCCAGGTTATACTGATTCTTCACGGCAGCATGTGAGCCATTAGTAGCTGACAGATCCTGCTCTTTTGCAGGTACTTCAGTAGTAGCTCCAAGCCCTTGCTGACTTTTGTACAGACCACTTCTTGGTCCTCTTTTCAGctcattgaaaccatctaggcTTCCATTGCCATAAGCATAATACC
This portion of the Panicum virgatum strain AP13 chromosome 2N, P.virgatum_v5, whole genome shotgun sequence genome encodes:
- the LOC120659438 gene encoding LOW QUALITY PROTEIN: YTH domain-containing protein ECT1-like (The sequence of the model RefSeq protein was modified relative to this genomic sequence to represent the inferred CDS: inserted 2 bases in 1 codon) gives rise to the protein MAAAATAAADQATDLLQKLALDTTGDAGDVLATKEKVPAKGAVAAVGSLQQGVETLQVQDYKDASMYYGAYPAYAYGAYGGWGDYSTYLSHEGAQTPTSGAYADMYYGYAPYGVAALGHDGQIYGSQNYQYPSTYNKQQNSTAKLSSNVKSEKVTPSPQGDVSSIGIDGVKSLKNSNSSLKSDRPVSNGSYGRSSGRSGSYQNLTNWSAYPYYSSEMFSDKQQKLPSNCNSTAFNTKTKGQSRNQNTRQYPHLMTPTSPMGSPSIYSANGIYGYDSYGPGLWYGSHMYSSGYGGWNGLYDGKYRPRGRDNGYYAYGNGSLDGFNELKRGPRSGLYKSQQGLGATTEVPAKEQDLSATNGSHAAVKNQYNLADFAETYSEAKFFIIKSYSEDDVHKSIKYNVWASTPNGNKKLDAAYQEAKEKSSETPVFLLFSVNASGQFVGLAEMVGRVDFNKTVEHWQQDKWTGCFPVKWHIVKDVPNSLLKHIILENNENKPVTNSRDTHEVKLEQGLQVLKIFKDHVCKTSILDDFGFYDNREKMMQERKAKQQQSLKKVIDVKLPNSADAEKKSLEGETVSTELTKVEVEVLNKEPSLDKXERNDAKGNGVAPEDLKSPTEKLASANGC